One Polynucleobacter sp. SHI8 genomic window, TTTTACTGCGAGTACAAGCCTTAAATTTCTGCGTAAGTTCGTTGCATCTAAAACACATAAAACTAAATCAGGTTTTTTCTCTCCAGTTGCTCGACCCAAAAGCACATTACATGTGATTTCTTCATCTAAGGATCGTGGATACAAACTATAAACACCTGGTAAATCCAAAATACGTAAGGATTGATTACCTAAATCAAGCTTTCCTTCTTTACGTTCAACGGTTACACCCGCATAATTTGCAACCTTTTGCTTACCACCGGTTAACAAATTAAATAGAGAAGTTTTACCGCTATTAGGATTTCCAACTAAAGCAACTAATGGTTCTTTGGGGAAAAAATGGATTCTAGTTTCAGTCATTATCTTTGAGGTCTTCTACCTCGATTAACGCCGCTTCTTGCTTTCGAAGAGCAAATGTAGATAACCCAATACGAATCATCATAGGATCTCCGCCAAAGAAGTTTTTTCTGAGTACAGTTACCTTTTCGCCAGGAATAAAACCTATTTCTGCCAATTGATGCTCTATCTCAGGCATCAAAGTAAAGGGATTTACCTTTTTCACCCTCTGAGTAACGTTAATTGGAAGTTGATTTAGTCTCATCGCTTTATCGTTTTTTAAACATAATTCGATTATAAACGAGAATCGTTATCATTTGCATTGTGGGTCGTCTAAAACTCTAAGTCAGTTTGACCTTTTAAACGATAGAAAGTTTGGTTTTGATCCGCGATGGAAATTTGTCGTGAGCCCGGCTCAACCGTGATTGCATCTCCGGCTTGCATAGTCCCTGTTTTTAAAACCCTTAAATACCAACCCGAAAAGCCAGATTGGACCATCGTTTTAGCGGCTGCTTTAAAGTTCATTTTGATATTTAATTTAAAGCAAGGCTCTCTAAACTGTGTCACCTGAAGTATGGTTTGACCTACATGCCAGTTATCACCAATAAAAACATCTTTTTCCAACAAACCACTGACGGTAAGGTTTTCACCAAAGAATCCATGAGCAAGCTCATGTTGAGGATCAAAATGATTTTGCCTCACTAAACAATCTTTCCAAAATGCGTAATGTTCAAACGCATAGGCATAAATGGCTTTTTCAATCCCGCCATGTACTTGAAGGTTCGATTGCTCATCGCCAGCTACTCCAAGTTGACCTATCATTATTTCAGTCACATTATGCAGAGTGCTAATTGGTAATTTACGAATAGCAGAATAAATAATAGGTGTTCCATCACCTATTGGCTGGGTTAATGATTGCACTTTACCAACTGAAATTGAACATATTTGAGTCATTTTTTAATCCTAAAAATTAATCAATTCATAGCCATGATGCTGAGTATATCTAAAGCCTCTTAATAATTGTTTTTTTAAATGCCATATGACTATTAAGATCTTGGCCTCACGTTCTTCACTATTCTTATTTATAAATATTTTCTTGAATATAAGTTATGATTCATTGCCTTGAATATGATATTTGAGGCCTTTATAACTTTTATTTTTATTCATGATTCAACTAAAAAACATTGTTTTACGTCGAGGGGCAAAAGCGGTCCTTCAACAAGCCTCTTTAACCATTAATCCAGGCGAAAAAGTAGGCTTAGTTGGTCGTAATGGAGCAGGAAAATCATCTTTATTTGCGCTACTCAATGGATCTTTACATGAGGACCAAGGTGAATACTCTATTCCAAAACAATGGAGTATGGCGCAAGTTGCTCAAAACATGCCTGAAACAGATCAAAATGCAACTGATTTTGTTATTGATGGAGATGTATTACTCTTAAACGCGAAAGAAGCTGTAGAAGCTGCAGAACTTTCAGGGGATGGCGATGCTATTGCAAACGCTTATATGCACCTATTTGATAGTGGCGCCAATGATGCTCAATCGAGAGCCCAGTCTCTCATTCTTGGTCTTGGGTTCAAATTAAGTGAACTCAACAATCCCGTAAACAGTTTCTCTGGTGGTTGGCGGATGAGGTTGCAACTTGCTAGAGCCTTAATGTGCCCATCTGATTTATTACTTCTTGATGAACCAACTAACCACTTAGATCTTGATGCCCTAGTTTGGTTAGAGGCCTGGCTTAGAAAATATCAAGGAACACTTTTAGTCATCAGCCATGATCGTGAATTTTTAGATAGCGTGACCCAAGTTACTGTTCATATTGAGAACTGTAACCTCAATCGATATGGCGGTAATTACAGTTCTTTTGAAGATCAGCGTTCCGAGCAAATAGCTTTACAACAAAGTGCTTTTTCAAAACAACAAGAAAAAATTGCCCATCTTCAAAAATTTATTGCTCGATTTAAAGCAAAGGCTAGCAAGGCAAAGCAAGCCCAAAGTCGCGTTAAAGCGCTCGATCGAATGGAAAAAATTGCTCCCCTATTATCAGAGGCTGATTTTACTTTTGAATTTAAGGAGCCGGTTAACTTACCTAATCCAATGCTTGTTTTACAGAATGTTGAACTTGGCTATGTGAATACCGAAAATCCTGATAACTCTATTGTGATTGTTCGTGATGTCAATAAATCAGTTCTTGCCGGTCAGCGTGTTGGTATTTTAGGCGCCAATGGTCAAGGCAAGTCAACCTTGGTTAAAACAATTGCGAGAACCATTCCGGCATTAACTGGCGAGATAACTGAAGGTAGAGGTCTACAAATTGGATACTTTGCCCAACAAGAGTTAGATATTTTGCAAGAGAATGATAACCCCCTTGAACATATGATTAGTTTGGTAAAAAAAGCAACTTTAGAGCGAACTCTCTCTGGACAAGGTACAAGAGAACAAGATTTACGTTCCTTTTTGGGTATGTTTAATTTCAGTGGCGATATGATTTTTCAAAAAGTGGGCAGTATGAGCGGAGGAGAAAAAGCTCGTCTTGTTTTGTGTATGATTGTCTGGCAAAAACCAAATCTACTGTTGCTTGATGAACCGACGAACCATCTTGACCTGGCTACTCGTGAGGCCTTATCGATGGCTTTAAATGAATATGAGGGTACGGTCATGTTAGTCAGTCACGATCGTGCTTTATTACGAGCAGTATGTGATGAATTTTGGATGGTTTCTCGTGGTAAGGTTTATCCGTTTGAAGGTGACTTAGAGGATTATCAACAATTTTTACTCGACGAAGCTAAACGTCAACGGGACGAAGCTAAAAAGCTATCCTCACAAACTACCACTATTTCTGCATCTACTCCTGATCCGTCTATCACTTCAGCTCCATCTAAAAAACCTTTTTTATCCTCTGAACAGAAAAAGTTAAAAAAGCGACTTGAAGTTTTAGAGAACCAAATCAGTAATGAAAATCATTTGATTACTGAATTAGAGAGAAAAATTTCTGAATCCAATGATATGACTTTAATTACTCAACTTGGGGTTGAACTTGCCATTATTCAAAAATCTCTTCAAACTAATGAAGAGCAATGGGTATCATTAAGTGAGGAATTTGATCTTAAGTCTAACAATCATTGATGTTTTATAGAGTTCTTTGTTATGATTCATTATTAAAGTTTGGAGATAAACATCATGTCAATGAGTAAAGTTAATGCTTATGCGGCTAGTCGCCCAAAACCCGTTCAAATAATCTCTAATAACAGCCCAGCTATGGGGCAAAATGGTGACGGTGTTCAAGATGTTAAAAAGGCACCTCCAAGTCCACCCGTTAAGCAAATGGGCAAAGTTGGCACTATTATTAACATTAAAGCCTAATTATTTAGCGAAGCTTTAAAGTACAGTGTATTTCTCTTCTTTATTATTGTTTTAATATTTAGAATCATTTATATAATTTATTCATGATGAATAAATTTTCTTTTTCCCTTTTATTGGTAAGTTTTTTTATTTGCTCTTCGCAAGCGGCAGATTTAGATGATGATATTGACTTTTACCGAAATAAAGCCGCCAACGATACTGTCTCCAAAATTCTTAATTACACCGAAGGACTGGATGAGTCAGGCTCAGACTCTACATTTTGGTACCCCCATAATGCAAAGGAGTGTGTTTATCGCAAAGCATCTTATGTTGAAATGAAAGTTGAAGTTCCGTCAAAAGATAATAGTGATGAACCGGCAAACTCCAATAATATAAAAACATATAAGACTGAATTTGTCTTAGACCCTAATTTTCGGGAAATCAAATTAAATACTTGGACGCCAAGCACTGTAAAAGTTGGATATGTCCAACATGCTGGAACATATTGGGGTCCTAATAATTATTTTCTTCATGTCATTGCAAATGGCATTCCTATGTTGGAGTCTAGTAAGCCAAGAGACTTAGAACGTACACAAGCTGCATGGAACTTAGTTTTTAATAGGTTCTGCCCTGGTAGAAAAAATAATTTTTAAATATATTTTTTATAAACCCTAAAGTTTTCAGTTATGTAGCCGTAATAAATAATGTTATATGTAGTAATTAATCTAACTTTCATAATTCCCCCCCAAAAAAATTCTTTGCCTGTAAATATTTGTAATTAAGTTTTTTAAAATTACTTATGAAATAAATAATTAATATTTAATTAATTATATTTAAATATACTTTATCTTACATATTTAATAGAAAATATATGTAATTATTTTTCTTAATTTGCGCAATTATTATTGCATTTAAGAATATCTCCTGTAATACTTACACTTATTACAGTGTTTGTCTTACAAGTGGAGAAGAAATTGATTACATCAAATCCTTACATACGTGCTTTCAAGGCAGGTTTGACTGGCTTTGCCGTTCACCCTAGCACTTTACAAGCAACCTCAAACCTACACATACTCAACACAAATTATCTCCAAAGTGATCCAAGTGAGTTCAAGGTTAATCATTTGACTCAATCGTTAAATAATTTCATCAACCGTAAGTTGAGTTCACGTGCCTACGATGCTTCTTTTTTAAACTCCACTTCAATTACCTCGGAAGAAGCAACTGAACAATTTCTTATTCACCTTCAAGAAATAACCGACTTTGCTTTACAAGATGTTAATTATTTAAAGGTTAATGGGGCTTTTTTTACGGATACATCTAGTTACTATCAATCATTTAATCACCCTTCTGCACACAACTTTCTGCAAGAGTCTTTATTAACTGTTGCAGATTCAATGATCATTGATGATTCAGTTTTTTCAGATTTAAAAAATAGTGCCAATCAGCTCCTTCAATCTTATGGATTACCAACCTCAAAAAATAGTGCGTCAGAAATTTTAATTGGTATGAGCAAATTATTAAATACTCAATTAAGTAACGTTGGTCACCTTGTTGATATAAAAGCTTAATGAGTGATATCTAATAAAACATGGCCAATTTTTTTTCCTGACTCAACTAATTCATGAGCTTGAACGATATCGGTTAAAGCAAATTGTTGGGCAATATTAAATATTGGCTTAGTCTGATTTAACCATTGTTGAATCCCCTGAAGCACTTCTTCTCTCTCTTGATCAGAAATACTGTAAACCAAGGTAAATTTAAGCGTAATATTTTTCGTCATTAGGCTCATGATCGGAATAGGTAAATCAGGCTGATTAACGAAGGCGTACATTACATTGATACCACCGGCCTTTAAGATTTGGTGGCAAGTCTTTAGATTTGCCCCAAAATCAACGTCAATCATTCGATCAACTCCAACTTGATTGGTAATTCGAAGTATTTGATCAACAACATTTTGTTGTCGGTAATGAATAATCTCGTCAGCACCTGCAGCCTTCGCAGCAATTGCCTTTTCTTCGGAACTAACGCTAGTAATTACTTTAGCACCGCCCCATTTTGCGAGTTGAATGGCGTAATGCGCAACAACTCCAGCACCACCAACAATATAGATGGTTTTACCTTGAATAGGGCCATCAGAAAATAAACAACGATATGCTGTCATCACCGGAATACCCAAACAAGCGCCCTGAGCATAGCTCAGTTTCTCTGGAAGCACTTGAGCCATCCAATCTTCAACTATGGTGAACTGGGCTGAAGTTCCATATTGACGATGATATGCTGCGTTAAACACCCAAACTCGTTGACCAATACGTTCTTTAGAAACCCCTTCTCCCACCTGCTCAATTATCCCCGCACCATCACTTCCAGGAACTTGAAAAGGGCCTATTAGGGCTCTGGACCCCAATCTCATCTTGTAATCCGAGGGATTAACACCCGAGTTGAACAACCTTACTAGAACCTGACCTTTAGTAAGTTGCGGGGTCTGTATTTCCTCAACCTGCAAGACTTCTCTAGCACTTCCAAATTTAGAATAAAAACTTGCCAGCATATTACCCCTTCAGCATTCGTATTAAATAGGATGATTACTTATTTTAAAAAACTTATAAATGTATTAATATAAATTCATCAATATTAATAAACATCATATCGCTTAATTGATTCAACTATTACAAAAATATGACAAATCCGGTTAGTGCTCCTCCAAGAATTCGTCCTGAGAATATCAAAATATTATGTGTAGATAGTGATGAGGCATCTTTAGAGGTATTGGAGCGTGTTTTTAAATTTAGGGCTTACAACACGACCTTGCGTAAAAATGGTCAAGATGCCTTGATTGAATTAGGTCAAAACACATATGACATTATTTTGTGTGATTTGAAATTGTCTGATATGTCGGGCATTGAAGTTCTGGAGCAGTTTAAAAACAAATCGCCTGACACCATCAGAATGTTAACCAGTTCCGCTTCTGAACCATTAGAAACATCCGCCGCGATTAATAAAGGTGGCATTTATCGTCTTATACCAAAGCCTTCAAATGAAGATGATCTTATGAATTTTGTGATGTCAGCGGTAGAACTGACTATCACGCGCAAAGAAGATGCGCTTATTTTAGAGGACGCGAAAAAGAATAATCAAAAGTTATCAGCTTTAGTAGACTCTCTAGAAACCCAAGTTCAGGAAAATACTGTCTTATTAACGGCAGCGAATCGAAAAGTCCAATCTTCCTATGTAAATGTGATAAAAACGTTTCTTGGCTTCCTTGAAATCAAGAATATCCCATTGCATAAACACTCAAAGAGAGTAGGGCATTATGCAATGCGCACTGCTCAAATTGCAGGATTAAATGAAGATGAAGTCCAAAATATATTAATTGCAGGTCTTCTTCATGATGTTGGTAAGCTAGGGCTAAACGATAAAATTCTACAGACTAAGCCAGTTTCTTTAACTGAAACAGATTTAACAACTTACCAAAAACATCCTAAATTAGGAAAAGATGGATTACAAATCTTAGAAAGTTTAGAAGATGTTCTTAATATGATTCACTCGCACCATGAACATATGGATGGTAGTGGTTTTCCACGAGGGCTAAAAGGCGATGAAATATCTCAAGGCGCCAGAATTTTAGCGATTGTAGAAGCGTATGAAGAGTATAAATTTGGTGTTTTAGATTACAACAATGGGCATGAACATGCACTTAACATGTTAATAAGGCACAGAAATATGTATTTTTGTCCCAAAATGCTAGATTGTTTTATCAAAATTTTTGGCGAATCTTAGTCTAGTTATCCAGTGTCAATAGCCCCTATTCATCCTGACCTCAGGTCTAGTTTACAAAGTCTCACGGGAACATTACAAGTTAAGGCCGTAAATATTCCAGGATTGACCATTAACCCGAGTATTACCGGAATTGCTGGAACAGATACAAAAATTGCTCAAGCTTTAATGATTAGCTTAGCTCAGCTAAGTGGGCCACATGGAAGTTATTCTGCTTCCTATTTGAACTCTACCTCATTAGACTCCTCCCAGTCCATCAAAGTTTTCTTACTAACATTAATGGAGGCTTTAAATTTTGAGCATCAAAAATCATCAGTTAATACTACTTTCCCATTTGGACAGGATCAAGTTCAAACAGACTATGCTCAATTTCATCATCCAGAAGCTCAAACTCTCTTAGAGGATGAGTTGCTTGACTTAATTGATGATATTTATGCAATGCATAAATCAAAAATTAAATCGAAAAATCCCATCAATGATCTCGAATTAGCCGGGGAAAAAATGCTAACGGATCTAGGAATGCCTACTGACGACAGTTCAATCGTTAGTCTTTTGAGTCATATTGAAAAACTCATTATTGGCTCGGGTGTTTCAGGCAATTTTTTAAATAGTAAAGCGTAAGTAATCTTCAAAAAAGGTGGTCTTTATTAAAGAATGAACTTATTAAGGCTACGTTTCATAATTTTTGTATTCAACTAAAATTTTAGTCACTTAACTTGGTTATCAATACTTTTCTAAACTTGATAATTCCTGACCCATATTGCAAGGCTAAATACCCATCTTTTAAGCGATTATCAGATGTGTTCACCGTGACTTCACCATTCAGTTTAACAATGAGCTGATTACCTTTTGCGATGACTTCTAATACATTCCATTTACCCCCTGCCTTTGGATAAGGAGCATTAACCTTAGCTACATCGACAATAGCACCTGTACCATATACTGGGTCTGGTCTTGTATCCCAGATATTGACTTCATAACAATCAACAGCTGTAATTTTTTCAGGATTAGAACATCTGAAAAATATCCCGCTATTTGTTTGTGAATCAGCCCAAAATTCTGAATAAATTTCAAAGTCTTTATATTTCGTTTTATTAACTAAAAAGCTGGCTTCTTTACTATTTAAAAAATCTGCCTGTAATGACCCATGCTGAATTCTCCAATTGGCACTTCCAACCTGTGTCCATTGGTTCAAATTAGTAGATCGATCAAATAACTTAGTCCATTGATTGCCACTCGGTCCCGATAGACTTGAGCAAGAAACAAGTAAAAGTGTAGAAAAAACCAAAGATGAAATTTTAGAAATAATTTTCATTGATATCCCCTGTTTTCTTAATTTATTCTTTCACATTAACATAAATAGTCTGATTAATATAGTCCGATTAAACAACGAAATTTCTATCGAATGAAATTTGCAAATGATTTGAATTTATATTTCATATCAGTAAAAACCGCAAGTAATAATCTAGGATTAATCGTATGGCAAACTAATCCACTACCAGATACGCCATAGTAAATTTCAAGAGACGGTGCCGATACAAGTCCCTATTTTTAACCCAAGCTGCTTAAGTGCCCGTGCAAGTTTTTTGATCTAATTTGAAGTTCAGGAACGGTATACCTATGAACATCACCCTCTACTCTCTTTGAGACAATCTCCATCTTTGCATGGTGCCGGGCAGCAGAATCCATAATGTTAAATATGAGTAATGGGCTATCCATCATTTGCCCTTTAGGTGAGTAAAATCCTAATCTTCTTTTAATCTATAACAAATTAACTAGATATATTTAAATCAATATCCTTTAGCTACACCTTCACGTCGCCCATCTACCCCGCCCCACAAACCATCACGATTAATAAATATCCCCTGAGTGCCACTATTCATCTCACGAATCAATATTGGGTGCCCTCGCAATTGAAGTTCTTGAGCAAACTTTTCAACGGCGCTGTCTTTCTCTAACTCCGTCTCTTGATTTCGACTTCCAATATTAGAATAATCAATCGCTTCTTGGATGTTGAGATTGCGATCAAGAACTCCGGTAATAGTTTTTGCCACATAATTAATGATGGATGGTCCACCCGCTGAACCAATTGCCATGACCAATCGTTGTTGTTCATCAAAAACAAATGTGGGAGACATTGAACTTCTAGGTCTTTTAGTTGGCGCCAAACGATTTGCTATCAATTGCTGATTGTCTTTTGCCATAAAAGAAAAATCCGTCATTTCATTATTTAAGAAAAATCCGTTGGTCATAATTCTTGAACCAAAGGCAGAAGCCACACTAATAGTCATAGTTACGGCCTGTCCGTTTTTATCCACAATACTAATGTGGCTTGTTGCAGGTAGTTCTGAATTTGAATCACTGCCTAATTGCAGTAGTGACTGATTAAAATTTCCTGGTTTTGCCTTTGTCATACTTTTTTTTATACTGATTAGATGACTTCGTTCTTTGGTATATTTTGAATCAATCAAAGAATCAATGGGTATATCAATAAAATCAGGATCAGCAATATACGTATCTCGATCAGCATATGCCAATCTTCCCGCCTCAGAAAGATAATGTAAGTAATCAACCTCCTTTAATTCACTCAATGGAAAATTTTGTAATATACCTAACATCGAAATTAAGGTAGTGCCTCCAGATGAAGGTGGTCCCATGCCACAAATCTTCCAAGTTCTATAGGGTCCACAAACCACTTTTCTCTCAACAGCTTGATATTGTTTTAAATCATCTTCATTTAACCCCCCAGGAGTTGGATGATTTTTTACAGCCTGAATAGTATCTCTAGCAATTTCACCCTCATAGAATTTTTCAACTCCATAGATTGATACTTCTTCCAACACTTTGGCTAATTCAGGATTTTTTAAAAGATACCCAATAGGTAGTGGATTCAGATCTTTATCGAAAAAATATCTACTCGCATTTGTATTTTTTAGCAAAAAAGGATCTTTAACAATTAAAGTGTGTAATCGTGGTGAGATAATAAAACCTTCTTTTGCAAGCTGAATAGCCGGAAGAAATAATTTCTTCCATTCTAAATTTCCATACTTTTTATGTAACTGTTCAAGGCCTTTTAAAAGACTAGGTACTCCTACGGATGTGCCTAAAAAGACTGCTTGGCCATAATTTAGTGGCTTATCGTTATTGTCTAAAAATTGATTTTCTTTAGTCGTATTTGAGGATGTTTCTCTCGCATCAATGGAAGTTAAGATGCTTTCTTTAGGATTAAAGTAAAGAATAAAACCGCCCCCGCCAATACCTCCAGATTGAGGCTCTACAAGAGTTACCATTAATGCAGTTGCGATAGCTGCATCTACGGCATTCCCACCTTGCTCCAAAATCATATTGCCAGCTTCGCTAATGTAGGGGTTTGCGCTAACAACCATCTGTTGTCGTGCAAAGACCATTCTTTTATTTGTGAATTGCGAACTTGGCTCTGGGGACAACTCTGTAATTGACTGTGCCAATGGATTTAAATAATACAAAGTTAAGCCGATGAGCGTAAATAATTGGAAACCTTTATTCACAAAAATCTAACTCCTCGTTCATTTTTGATTAATATTTAATTCTCACCCCCTATATTAATATAAATAATTATGCCTTCCTTGTTCCTGGTTTATTGAAAATTAGCTTTAGTTGTATTATGAGAATCTTTTTAAATTAACAGATTCAAAATATTAGAATTTTTAGTCATGTCTTGGAATGAGTTCCAAAAATTGGGTGAAGCTAAAACGTAATGAATTTGGTACTCTCCTGTGACTGTTTATAAAATTAAAACATTTTATTATTTGTTAAATTGATATGGGACAACAATAATAGAATGATAAAAAAAACCCTCACATGGAGGGTCAAGGTGCATCTGAGGAAAATAAAGTTAATCAATAACGGTCGCCATTACAGCAGTAACGGCACTCGCCCATAGAGCTGGAATACCCCATCGCTCCAACACAGGGAGGGACTTACCAGTAACTACTTCAACTGGCATGTCGCAAATTTCTAATAATTTAGCCGTCGTGGAATTCTCAAATAATCGACTAAGTGAGTTTTTCTTTGCAGTCCCGACCACAATACGACTACAATTCAAACGCCTTGCTTCATCGTACAAAGCAACACCTTTTTCACCACTTACAAAGCTAAAGGAAAAGTTAACGCCTGCCTTTTCAAGAAACTGGATAGATGACTTTGATGCTGATTTAGCAAGTTCGGCCTGCCATTCAAGAATCGTTTGTTTACTTAAAAACTTACTGATGTGTCTGTATAGCTTTGGTTGTACATTACAGATATGAAAATAAGTTTGAGGTTCTTTACCATAAGCTTGAACAGCATGCTTCAAAGCCATAAGGGTATTGCTTGAATCATCAACTGGAATGAATACTCTATTCATTACTTCACCTCCTTTAAAATTTAATTGTTTTTCATACGACACTTCAGGTAAAACTGGAATATCTTCTACTGGTGTAATGACTGCTTTAAGCGCTAGCCTGTTTTTGATAAATCCCACCAGTAAAACTCCTAAAATTACCAACGCCTGTAATGCATACTCAATAAGAGGGTTTTGAAATAACTCCAACTCTTTAACCATTGGTTCTGAAGTTATCATCTTTGCTGCGGTCCAAGCCAAAACGCCTGCCCCTATGTAAATAATTGAAGGATAGCGTTCTAGTAACTTCAAAATTTGGGTTGAGCCCCATACCACGATGGGAATACTAATTAATAGACCCAGCACCACTAAAATATAACTACCATGTGAAGCACCCGCAACAGCTAAAACGTTATCCAAGCCCATCACTGCATCGGCAATGACAATCGTCTTCATAGCACCCCAAAAACTTGTTGATGCATGGCCGTGCTCTCCATCGTCATCTTTGGCTTGGTTTAATAATTTGTAAGCAATCCATACCAGTAGCAATCCGCCAATTAGCATTAAACCTGGAATCTTTAATAGGTATACGACCATAAGTGTCATTGCGCTTCTTACTGCAATCGCACCTACTGCACCCCAAATAATTGCTCTTTTTTGCAAATTTAGAGGCAATTTCCTGGCTGTCATTGCTATGACGATAGCGTTATCACCAGCCAAAACTAGATCAATCACAATAATGGCCAGCAAAGCAGAAAAAAACTCAGGTGTAAATAGTTCCAATTTAATTACCTTTATTGAAATAATGAACTTACAAATATCTTTGTTAATTATTGGGTTAATTTAAACGTACTTGTTCTTAACTTAAAGCAGGTATATATTGATTATTATTTCGTTAAAAACTGACAATGAATAATTCCTACAACTATCGTCACCTATACTATTTTTGGGTTGTGGCTAAAGAAGGCGGCATGTCTAAAGCGGCGGAGCGCCTCAATATCGCCACGCAAACCATTAGCACTCAAGTTCATGAGTTAGAAAAATCCCTTGGATACTTATTATTTAAACCTGCAGGGCGGGGTATTATCCTCACAGATTCTGGTTTGCTAGCCCTAGAAATTGCAGATCAAATTTTCTCGATTGGTGAGAAATTACCTGAGGCTTTGAGGGATGCTTCAAAATCTCCGAAAACAAAAATTATTGTTGGTATTTCTGATAGCTTACCCAAGTTTGTTGCAAGACAGTTATTAGATCCGGTTTTAAAACACAAAGATGTCCAACTGATTGCGCATGAGGGGGAGTTTGATAAGTTATTAGCGGACTTGGTACTTCATCGTATAGATATTATTTTGGCAGACCGCCCTGCTTCCAACAACAAGAATATCAACGTTTATAGCGAAGAACTAGCCAAAACTTCCATTGCTTGGTATAGCCCAAAGCAATTTTTAAAAATGGCTCAAAACGATTTTCCTGACTGTCTTCGTGAGCTTCCCATTCTGCTTCCGACATCACATTCCATCGTTCGCTTATTAATGGATCAGTGGTTTAGTAAGCTCGATATCACACCAAATATTATTGGAGAATTTCAGGATAGTGCTCTTCTTAAAACCTTTGCCGCTAGTGGCATGGGAGTGTTTCCAGCTGGAA contains:
- a CDS encoding universal stress protein; translated protein: MNRVFIPVDDSSNTLMALKHAVQAYGKEPQTYFHICNVQPKLYRHISKFLSKQTILEWQAELAKSASKSSIQFLEKAGVNFSFSFVSGEKGVALYDEARRLNCSRIVVGTAKKNSLSRLFENSTTAKLLEICDMPVEVVTGKSLPVLERWGIPALWASAVTAVMATVID
- a CDS encoding LysR family transcriptional regulator, encoding MNNSYNYRHLYYFWVVAKEGGMSKAAERLNIATQTISTQVHELEKSLGYLLFKPAGRGIILTDSGLLALEIADQIFSIGEKLPEALRDASKSPKTKIIVGISDSLPKFVARQLLDPVLKHKDVQLIAHEGEFDKLLADLVLHRIDIILADRPASNNKNINVYSEELAKTSIAWYSPKQFLKMAQNDFPDCLRELPILLPTSHSIVRLLMDQWFSKLDITPNIIGEFQDSALLKTFAASGMGVFPAGKLIEKDLKETYGIELIGHCNDIYEYFYAIRSEKKIQHPLVQAIIEQ
- the ggt gene encoding gamma-glutamyltransferase, which encodes MNKGFQLFTLIGLTLYYLNPLAQSITELSPEPSSQFTNKRMVFARQQMVVSANPYISEAGNMILEQGGNAVDAAIATALMVTLVEPQSGGIGGGGFILYFNPKESILTSIDARETSSNTTKENQFLDNNDKPLNYGQAVFLGTSVGVPSLLKGLEQLHKKYGNLEWKKLFLPAIQLAKEGFIISPRLHTLIVKDPFLLKNTNASRYFFDKDLNPLPIGYLLKNPELAKVLEEVSIYGVEKFYEGEIARDTIQAVKNHPTPGGLNEDDLKQYQAVERKVVCGPYRTWKICGMGPPSSGGTTLISMLGILQNFPLSELKEVDYLHYLSEAGRLAYADRDTYIADPDFIDIPIDSLIDSKYTKERSHLISIKKSMTKAKPGNFNQSLLQLGSDSNSELPATSHISIVDKNGQAVTMTISVASAFGSRIMTNGFFLNNEMTDFSFMAKDNQQLIANRLAPTKRPRSSMSPTFVFDEQQRLVMAIGSAGGPSIINYVAKTITGVLDRNLNIQEAIDYSNIGSRNQETELEKDSAVEKFAQELQLRGHPILIREMNSGTQGIFINRDGLWGGVDGRREGVAKGY